The following coding sequences are from one Megachile rotundata isolate GNS110a chromosome 13, iyMegRotu1, whole genome shotgun sequence window:
- the ato gene encoding atonal isoform X1 — MELQEMFRYGYMFPPREDDVVSCTYLDLPSYSYSKNKTDLPPVSTITVPQCIVYDGNHSDGWHTPSPTASLRSVSPVTTLSISSEPDTISTSVTYRLLGSAEDLNKRYTAKRNQMSTETKHGMNMVDLTEEVNSMDADTDGTGDVETETEHEKAQSCRGSVISNSSSFSDRIVDADSEDDAEMSDSPDHVGSGMHGTGNAVRRRGKYVNSTIVRKRRLAANARERRRMQNLNKAFDRLRAYLPSLGNDRQLSKYETLQMAQSYITALYDLLQ, encoded by the coding sequence ATGGAATTGCAGGAGATGTTTCGCTATGGATACATGTTCCCGCCTAGAGAAGACGATGTCGTATCCTGCACGTATCTGGACTTACCGAGTTATTCCTATTCGAAGAACAAAACCGATCTCCCTCCGGTAAGCACAATCACGGTACCCCAGTGCATCGTCTACGATGGTAATCACAGTGACGGCTGGCACACGCCAAGTCCAACCGCAAGTCTGCGATCGGTTAGTCCTGTTACGACCCTATCCATATCATCCGAACCCGATACGATAAGCACCTCAGTTACTTATCGCCTGCTAGGCTCTGCGGAGGACTTGAACAAAAGGTACACCGCGAAGAGGAATCAGATGAGTACCGAAACGAAGCACGGTATGAACATGGTGGATCTGACAGAGGAAGTAAACAGCATGGACGCGGATACCGATGGGACCGGCGACGTTGAAACGGAAACGGAACACGAGAAGGCGCAGTCGTGTCGAGGCAGTGTCATCAGCAATTCCAGTAGTTTCTCGGACAGAATCGTCGACGCTGACAGCGAGGACGACGCTGAAATGAGCGACAGTCCAGATCATGTTGGTTCTGGAATGCATGGGACCGGTAATGCGGTCAGAAGAAGAGGTAAATACGTTAACTCGACGATCGTTAGGAAACGCAGACTGGCGGCAAACGCCAGGGAACGAAGAAGAATGCAGAATTTGAACAAAGCGTTCGATAGATTGAGAGCTTATCTTCCCTCTTTGGGCAACGATAGACAACTGTCCAAGTACGAAACTCTTCAAATGGCACAGTCTTATATCACCGCGTTGTACGATTTGTTACAATGA
- the ato gene encoding atonal isoform X2, translating into MFRYGYMFPPREDDVVSCTYLDLPSYSYSKNKTDLPPVSTITVPQCIVYDGNHSDGWHTPSPTASLRSVSPVTTLSISSEPDTISTSVTYRLLGSAEDLNKRYTAKRNQMSTETKHGMNMVDLTEEVNSMDADTDGTGDVETETEHEKAQSCRGSVISNSSSFSDRIVDADSEDDAEMSDSPDHVGSGMHGTGNAVRRRGKYVNSTIVRKRRLAANARERRRMQNLNKAFDRLRAYLPSLGNDRQLSKYETLQMAQSYITALYDLLQ; encoded by the coding sequence ATGTTTCGCTATGGATACATGTTCCCGCCTAGAGAAGACGATGTCGTATCCTGCACGTATCTGGACTTACCGAGTTATTCCTATTCGAAGAACAAAACCGATCTCCCTCCGGTAAGCACAATCACGGTACCCCAGTGCATCGTCTACGATGGTAATCACAGTGACGGCTGGCACACGCCAAGTCCAACCGCAAGTCTGCGATCGGTTAGTCCTGTTACGACCCTATCCATATCATCCGAACCCGATACGATAAGCACCTCAGTTACTTATCGCCTGCTAGGCTCTGCGGAGGACTTGAACAAAAGGTACACCGCGAAGAGGAATCAGATGAGTACCGAAACGAAGCACGGTATGAACATGGTGGATCTGACAGAGGAAGTAAACAGCATGGACGCGGATACCGATGGGACCGGCGACGTTGAAACGGAAACGGAACACGAGAAGGCGCAGTCGTGTCGAGGCAGTGTCATCAGCAATTCCAGTAGTTTCTCGGACAGAATCGTCGACGCTGACAGCGAGGACGACGCTGAAATGAGCGACAGTCCAGATCATGTTGGTTCTGGAATGCATGGGACCGGTAATGCGGTCAGAAGAAGAGGTAAATACGTTAACTCGACGATCGTTAGGAAACGCAGACTGGCGGCAAACGCCAGGGAACGAAGAAGAATGCAGAATTTGAACAAAGCGTTCGATAGATTGAGAGCTTATCTTCCCTCTTTGGGCAACGATAGACAACTGTCCAAGTACGAAACTCTTCAAATGGCACAGTCTTATATCACCGCGTTGTACGATTTGTTACAATGA